In the Deltaproteobacteria bacterium genome, TCCTCCACATCGCCAGCCAAGTCCTCGATGCCGTCGAGGCGGGCCGCGCCGAAGCCGCAGCGCCGCGGATCATTGGGTAGTTGGCGTTTGCATGGAGGGCTCCGAAGCGCGCGTTTTTTTGCGAGGTACTTTGCTTGAAGACGTTGAAAAAACCTGAACGGTTGGAACTGATCCGTCGGCGAGCCTTTGAGTATGCTGCGAGCGGCAAGTTTGAAGACTGGTACAGAATCGAACGGGCGCTGTACAAGGAAGGCCTAAAGGAAGCTCGTACCGAACTGGACAGGCGCTTGATACGCGAACAATTGAACGAAGCGTGTCGTCAGGCAAGACAGAAGGGTGAATCTTGAGCAGGGGCGATGAACCTGATCGCTCTCGAGGTTGATGTCGAGTCAAACAGAGGAGGTGCCGAATGAGTTCCACGAAAGCTGTGGTGGCGTTGTCCGCGTTGATCTTCGCAACCTCGGCCATCGGCGATGAGAGTTCGCCGCCCAACGATCCCAAGGAAATCGTTCGGTGGGCCGCCCGTCAATGTGGCATCACCGATCCGTCTACAGCCACACCCGAACAGAAGTTGTGCCTGGGGAACAAGGCGATGGAAGCTACCAATAGGATTGAGAAGGAGATGTGGGACAGTAAACGTCCCATACCGACGCCCCGGTAAACGTTGCACCTCGCGGCATGGGCGGGGGACGGCGGGTGCGTTTAGGTTCTGTGGCGGGCATGGCGTAGGAAGTGATATTCCGTTTCCGTGAAGGTCCGAGACGTAGTCCGGATGGTCGAGCAAGATGGATGGCGGAAGGTTGTTACTGAGGGCAGCCATCGCCAGTACAAACACTCCCAGAAGCACGGGCGGGTCACCATCAGCGGGCATCCGGGAGACGACATGCCGAAGGGAACGCTGGTTTCGGTCATGCGACAGGCAGGCCTAGCGCGAGGGAAGAAATCATGAAGCGACAGTATCTAGTGCGGATCGACAAGGACGTAGATAGCGATTGGGGCGCCTCCGTTCCGGATCTACCTGGCTGCGTCGCGACCGGGAAAACCATCGATGCAGCGCTGCGGCGAATCGAGGGGGCCATCGAACTGCACCTGCGCGGGCTGCGCGAGGATGGAATCAGAGTTCCACTTCCGAGACAGCGAGCGGTGAGGCCACGACGCACTGCGAAGCAAGTCAACTTCTACGCAACGGTCGAGGTAGCAGCATAGTCGCGCGTCGAGGCGACTAGCTCTTCATCGCCACGAACAAACCCGAGTCCTTCGTGATGCGAACGGCCCCGCGCATTGCGATCTCGTGGTCGATGTGCGCGCGCAGTTTGCCGAGCGCTTCCTTTGAGATTGTCGCGGTTGCAGACATCGATCGGATATACGCGATGAGTGGTTCCGCATCAGTGACGACCAACCCATCCTCGTAGCGCAGCGCGCGGACGTCGCCGAAGCGGCGCTGGAGTTGCGCGAGCCCGGTCTCCAGTCCGAAACGGGTCGCGCTGTCGATCATCTCGGTCGCCGGCGCGAACGGGGCGGCAAGTTGATCGAGTTCGCGCAGATGCGCGTGGCCGTTGGTGGCGGCGTACAATCGTCCGCCCGCTCGTAGCACGCGATGGATCTCCGCAATCGCGGGGTCGCGATCGGGGACGTGGTACAGCATGTGATTCGCGATTACGACGTCGAAGGAGTCGTCGGCATGTGGGATCGACTGCGCGTCGACTTGTTCGAAGCGAACCGTGAGGTTGCCGCCAGCGAGTCCTTGGCGCGCCGCGTTGAGCATGCCGGACGAGAAGTCCGACAGCGTCAACTCCCATGTCGGATCCAGTCGATCGCGATTCTTCACCCACATCGTGCCGGCGCCGCAACCAACGTCCAGCACGCGACTCGCCGGCGGCAACGCGAGCTGATCGAATAGCCAGCGGTGCCATGGGTACGGGTTGATGCTGAAGCGGTCGTGCAGCGCGATCCGGGCATCAAGGTTGCGGCTGTCGCGGTACTGCACATTGCGAAGATATGACGGGTCGGTGTTGATCGAATGGGCCATGACACTGTGCGCGTATCGCATTGCGCGGAGCAAGAGAAGCTGAGGTGCACTTTGTTGTCTGCTCGGTGGCCCTGTGCTAGTCGTCCCGCGACCTTTGCGGAGGCCGCGTTTCATGTCCACGCTGATCACCGAAGAATGCATCAACTGCGGCGCGTGCGAGCCTGAGTGCCCGAACACCGCGATCTACGAAGGCGGGGCGCGGTGGGCGCTGAACGGCGACACCCACCCGGCGATCAACGACGACATCTATTACATCGTGCCCGACAAGTGCACCGAGTGCGTCGGCTTCTTCGCCGAAGAGCAATGCGCCGCGGTGTGTCCGGTGGACTGCTGCGTGCCCGATCCCAACATTCCCGAAACCGAAGCCGTGTTAATCGAGCGCGCACGCCGGCTCCATCCCGACAAACCGCTCGGCGATCCGTTTCCGTCGCGCTTCCGAACAGCGTAACCAGGCGCGGCGGCAACCCGCCGCCGATTCAACCAATCGACTCATCCGTGGAACCTCTGACCCCCACTTCTCGCGCCGCGTTTGCGGCGGTGCTGTTGGTGCTGGTTGCCGGCGGCGCGCTCGTCAGCATCTTTACGTTCGTGCGTCGACGCCCTGATACCAGTCGCGCCGGCGGCTCGCTCTTGTTGGGTGCCGCCATTCGCGCCTGGCACTTCGAGAACCTGCGCCCGTTCGAAGAGGCCTGCGTGCGCTGGGGCGTGCGGCCGGCGTGGTTGTCGTGGATACAACTCGGCATCGGCGTGCTCGTCGGCATCACGTACGCCGAGGGCCTGATCTTCGACAGCGGATTTCTGCTCATCTGTGCGGGCAGCCTAGACATCCTCGATGGGCGAGTGGCGCGGCGCACCAACTCGGGTAGCACGCGCGGCGCGTTCATGGACTCGATCATCGACCGCTACACCGATGCGCTCGCGTATCTCGGCATTGCCGTCTACTTCCGCGACTCGTGGGTGCTGTGGGCGGCGTTGTGGGCGTTGATCGGTGGGCTGATCACCAGCTACGCGCGCGCGCGTGGCGAGGCGCTCGGCGCGACTTGTCACGTTGGCTTGTTGCAGCGGCCCGAACGCTACGTGATTCTCGGACTCGGCTCGATCTTCGGCGCGCTGATCGAACACGCGCTCGGCCATCCACTCGGCTGGCAACCGCACATGATCCTCGCCACGGTGGTGCTACTGTTGGCGGTGTTGTCGAATGTGACGGCGGTGCAGCGGCTCACCCACATCATGCACCAACTCGACGGGCCGCCCGCATGAGCGACGGCAAAGGCTGGCGCGTCGGCGGCTTCTTCGTCTTCATGCTGGGCGCTGGGTTGGTGTTGGAAAGCCCGGCGGTGTGGTACGGATTGGTCATGATGGGTGCCGGAGCAATCGGGTTTGCATGGGGCCTGGTGCGTGCCCGTGGAAGCGCTGCATGAATCGAACGATTCGCATCGTCTTGAGCGTGGCGCTGTCGCTCGTGTTCCTGGGCTTCGCGGTGCAGAACGTCAACTGGAACGAAGCGCTGCGCGCGATGGCCAGTGCGCACTACATCTACGTTGCCCCGATGTTCGCGGTCACGGTGTGGACGCTGTACATCCGCGCGCAACGCTGGCGGCTGTTTCTGCGGCCGGTCGGCGTGCCGCCCATGCGGCTGCTGATCGCCGCGGTCAATATCGGGTTCATGGCCAACATGGTACTGCCGCTGCGCATCGGCGAAGTGATTCGTCCGGTGCTAGTGAGTCGCCGCCAACGCGTTCCGCTCAGCGGGATCTTGGCAACCATTGTCCTCGAACGCATCTTCGACATGTTCACCGTCGTCTTCCTCTTCGGTGTGTCGGCGCTGTTGGTTCCGGTCTCCGCGCAGGTGCAGCAGTGGGGCGTGCGGTTGACCGTACTGGCCCTGTTGATCGGCGGCGGGGTCGCGTTGGTGCGGTGGCAAGAGCAACGGATGTTGGCGCTCGCGCGCACCATCCTCCGCATAGTGCCTGCCGGCCCGCGCGACGCGATCGATCACTTTCTCGAGGGCTTCATCACCGCGCTCGAAGTACTCGACCGGCCGTCGACGTTCTTGCTGGCGTTCGCGTGGTCGCTCTACTTGTGGATGGTGATCGCGCTGGTGTGGGCGCTGGGCTTCTGGGCCTTTGATCTGCACGTGCCGGTGATCGTGGGGGCGATGACCGTGACGGTGATGGTCGCCATCGCGGTCGCGGCGCCGTCGGCTCCCGGTTATGTAGGCGCGCTGCAGTTGGGTTGCGTGCTGGCGCTGGCGATCTTCGGCGTCTCGGAGAGCCAAGCCATCGCGTACTCGATCGTCCTCCACATCGCGCAGTTTGTCGCCAGTGTGGGCGCCGGGCTATATTCGCTGTGGAGCGAAAATTTGTCGTTGCGAGAAGTGGAGAACGTGTCGGAGGTCGAAGGTGCCGCGGCTTGAAGGGCGCAGCGTTCTGCTCGGGGTGAGTGGTGGGATCGCCTGCTACAAAGCCGCCGAGATCGTTCGCCTGTTGACGACAGCCGGCGCCACTGTGCGCGTGGCGATGACCCGCAACGCGTGCGAGTTCATCACGCCGTTGACGCTGCAAACATTGTCCGGCAATCCGGTCTCCACCGACACCTTCGATCTCACGCAAGAGTCGGAGATCGGCCACATCCGCCTCGCCGATACCGCCGAGGCCGTCGTCATCGCCCCGGCCACGGCGAACATCATCGGCAAGCTGGCGCACGGCATCGGCGACGACTTGCTCACCACCGTGCTGTTGGCCGCCCGCGCACCGGTGCTGATCGCGCCGGCGATGAATGTCCACATGTACGAGAACCCAATCGTGCAGGAGAACCTCGCGCGGCTGCGCACGCACGGCTACCGCATCATCGAACCGAGCGCCGGCTTCCTCGCGTGCGGGTATGAAGGACAGGGGCGCCTCGCCGATCCCGAGATCATCGTCGCCGAAGTCGCGCGCGCGCTCACCACACCCGACCTCGCCGGGCAACGGGTGCTGGTGAGCGCCGGACCCAATCGCGAAGCAATCGATCCGGTCCGATTCATCTCCAATCGCTCGACCGGCAAGATGGGCTTTGCATTGGCGGCAGCCGCGTGGCGGCGCGGTGCCGAGGTGGTGCTGGTTGCCGGACCGACGAGTCTGCCGACGCCGTGCGGCGTGCGCCGCGTCGACGTTGACAGCGCCGAGGAGATGCACCGCGCGGTGGGCGCGGAGTTCGACCACAGCTCGATTGTGTTGATGACCGCCGCGGTCGCCGACTACCGCCCGGCGCGCGTCGCACCGCAGAAGCTCAAGAAGGCGGCGGGCGGCTTGTCGCTCGAACTGGAACGCACGACCGACATCCTCGGCGACATCGCGCCGCGCAAGGGTAGCCGCATCGTCGTTGGGTTTGCGGCCGAGACCGAAGCCATGCTCGCCAACGCGCAGCGCAAACTGCGCGAGAAACAGCTCGACTTCATCGTCGCCAACGATGTGTCTCGGCCCGACGCTGGTTTCAGTGTCGACACTAACGCGGTCACAATCGTCAGCGCCGCTGCAATTGAGGAGCTGCCGCTGATGTCGAAAGACGACGTTGCCGATCGCATTCTCGACCGTATCAGCGCACGCGTGCGGACGCCGCAGACCGCCAGCGCCTGATCGTCTTCAGTGAGGGTCGCGACCGCTGGCTTGGGCAACGACCCGCCGGGGGCGAGTGAGCGCCGAGAGCGATAACGGCGACTCCAGCGTGCCCGGACTTAGTGCCAAGGCGTCGACCTCGCGTTGCAACGCCGGTGGAATCTGCCCACGCCGCAGTAACAAGCGCAACGTGCGCCGGATCGTCAGCGCCTGACTCAACGCCTCGTGCCCGGTTGGATCGCCGGCCTGCGATGCGGACCGCTTGCCGCGGCTGAGCAGGTCGACGATGCTGGTCCGACAGAGGTCGTTGTAGAGCGGAACGATCTCGGGCGGCAGTGGAAAGCGCGACATCGCATCGAGCACAAGCACGACGCGATGCCACTGCTCGAATCCCTGCCAGGCCAGCACCGAATCGAAAATCCGCTTGTTGGTCCGAAACGAGAACAGCGTGCGGGCCACCGCCCGTTCCACCAGTGCGTCACAGGCGGTAAAGCGCCGGTGACGCAGGTCTTGGATCACTTCGCGCAGCGCCGCGTCCTGCAAGGAATCGAAGCGAGTCTCCCAGTACACATGACGCAGTGTGCGGGCCGGATAGCTGACGATGAGTTGGGTGGGGACGTAGTGATTGTGCGAGTAGACGTCGGCGGCGAGATGCGAGAGATAGCCGTAGGCGAAGGCGCGCTCGGCATTGCTGCGCGCGGCCGCGCGCACCTGCCAGCCCACCACCCACGAGTGGCAATGCGCCGCCAGCGCGCGGGTGTACTTCTTCGCCTGCGTGATGTCGGCGCCGATGCAGCCGTAGAGGTACTCCAACTGGTGGCGTGCGAGTAAATCTTGAAGCGCCGCCGGGGCGGTGTTAAGGGTTTGCAAGACCGCCGATCCGTGTGCCAAGTGCGTAATCGGTCCCCACGCCAGCGCGTCCACAGGCACCAGCAACACGACGGCGATCAGCCCCAAGCACAGCAGCATCATGTGACTGGATCGTACTATGGCGGATGAGACCCCTCAAGCTGAGTTGCGCGCGCTCCTAGCGAGTGTGCGGGCACACGTCGAAGACGCGCGCGATGACGGGGTGGCAGGCTTTCCGCGAGTGACGGCGCGCGCGACGCCGCCGCGGCCGGCGGTGCCAACGGTGCACGAGCCCTCCGCAACCGGCGTGGCGTCGCTCGACGACGTGCGCGCCGAGCTCGGCGACTGCCAGCGCTGCAAACTGTGCAAAGGGCGCACGCATATCGTCTTCGGTGTCGGCAATCCCGCTGCCGAGCTGATGTTCGTCGGTGAAGGCCCGGGGCGGGACGAAGACTTGCAAGGCGAGCCCTTTGTCGGTCGCGCTGGGCAGCTGCTCACCGAGATCATCACTAAGGGCATGAAGCTGCAGCGCGCCGATGTCTACATCGCCAACGTGGTGAAGTGTCGCCCGCCGGAGAATCGCAATCCCGAAGCGGACGAGATCGCAGCCTGCGAGCCGTTCCTGATTCGACAGATCGAAGCCATCAAGCCGCGCGTGATTGTCG is a window encoding:
- a CDS encoding type II toxin-antitoxin system HicA family toxin yields the protein MVEQDGWRKVVTEGSHRQYKHSQKHGRVTISGHPGDDMPKGTLVSVMRQAGLARGKKS
- a CDS encoding type II toxin-antitoxin system HicB family antitoxin, giving the protein MKRQYLVRIDKDVDSDWGASVPDLPGCVATGKTIDAALRRIEGAIELHLRGLREDGIRVPLPRQRAVRPRRTAKQVNFYATVEVAA
- a CDS encoding methyltransferase domain-containing protein codes for the protein MAHSINTDPSYLRNVQYRDSRNLDARIALHDRFSINPYPWHRWLFDQLALPPASRVLDVGCGAGTMWVKNRDRLDPTWELTLSDFSSGMLNAARQGLAGGNLTVRFEQVDAQSIPHADDSFDVVIANHMLYHVPDRDPAIAEIHRVLRAGGRLYAATNGHAHLRELDQLAAPFAPATEMIDSATRFGLETGLAQLQRRFGDVRALRYEDGLVVTDAEPLIAYIRSMSATATISKEALGKLRAHIDHEIAMRGAVRITKDSGLFVAMKS
- a CDS encoding YfhL family 4Fe-4S dicluster ferredoxin; the encoded protein is MSTLITEECINCGACEPECPNTAIYEGGARWALNGDTHPAINDDIYYIVPDKCTECVGFFAEEQCAAVCPVDCCVPDPNIPETEAVLIERARRLHPDKPLGDPFPSRFRTA
- a CDS encoding CDP-alcohol phosphatidyltransferase family protein, which codes for MEPLTPTSRAAFAAVLLVLVAGGALVSIFTFVRRRPDTSRAGGSLLLGAAIRAWHFENLRPFEEACVRWGVRPAWLSWIQLGIGVLVGITYAEGLIFDSGFLLICAGSLDILDGRVARRTNSGSTRGAFMDSIIDRYTDALAYLGIAVYFRDSWVLWAALWALIGGLITSYARARGEALGATCHVGLLQRPERYVILGLGSIFGALIEHALGHPLGWQPHMILATVVLLLAVLSNVTAVQRLTHIMHQLDGPPA
- a CDS encoding flippase-like domain-containing protein; the protein is MNRTIRIVLSVALSLVFLGFAVQNVNWNEALRAMASAHYIYVAPMFAVTVWTLYIRAQRWRLFLRPVGVPPMRLLIAAVNIGFMANMVLPLRIGEVIRPVLVSRRQRVPLSGILATIVLERIFDMFTVVFLFGVSALLVPVSAQVQQWGVRLTVLALLIGGGVALVRWQEQRMLALARTILRIVPAGPRDAIDHFLEGFITALEVLDRPSTFLLAFAWSLYLWMVIALVWALGFWAFDLHVPVIVGAMTVTVMVAIAVAAPSAPGYVGALQLGCVLALAIFGVSESQAIAYSIVLHIAQFVASVGAGLYSLWSENLSLREVENVSEVEGAAA
- the coaBC gene encoding bifunctional phosphopantothenoylcysteine decarboxylase/phosphopantothenate--cysteine ligase CoaBC, which codes for MPRLEGRSVLLGVSGGIACYKAAEIVRLLTTAGATVRVAMTRNACEFITPLTLQTLSGNPVSTDTFDLTQESEIGHIRLADTAEAVVIAPATANIIGKLAHGIGDDLLTTVLLAARAPVLIAPAMNVHMYENPIVQENLARLRTHGYRIIEPSAGFLACGYEGQGRLADPEIIVAEVARALTTPDLAGQRVLVSAGPNREAIDPVRFISNRSTGKMGFALAAAAWRRGAEVVLVAGPTSLPTPCGVRRVDVDSAEEMHRAVGAEFDHSSIVLMTAAVADYRPARVAPQKLKKAAGGLSLELERTTDILGDIAPRKGSRIVVGFAAETEAMLANAQRKLREKQLDFIVANDVSRPDAGFSVDTNAVTIVSAAAIEELPLMSKDDVADRILDRISARVRTPQTASA
- a CDS encoding zinc dependent phospholipase C family protein; amino-acid sequence: MMLLCLGLIAVVLLVPVDALAWGPITHLAHGSAVLQTLNTAPAALQDLLARHQLEYLYGCIGADITQAKKYTRALAAHCHSWVVGWQVRAAARSNAERAFAYGYLSHLAADVYSHNHYVPTQLIVSYPARTLRHVYWETRFDSLQDAALREVIQDLRHRRFTACDALVERAVARTLFSFRTNKRIFDSVLAWQGFEQWHRVVLVLDAMSRFPLPPEIVPLYNDLCRTSIVDLLSRGKRSASQAGDPTGHEALSQALTIRRTLRLLLRRGQIPPALQREVDALALSPGTLESPLSLSALTRPRRVVAQASGRDPH
- a CDS encoding uracil-DNA glycosylase; the encoded protein is MADETPQAELRALLASVRAHVEDARDDGVAGFPRVTARATPPRPAVPTVHEPSATGVASLDDVRAELGDCQRCKLCKGRTHIVFGVGNPAAELMFVGEGPGRDEDLQGEPFVGRAGQLLTEIITKGMKLQRADVYIANVVKCRPPENRNPEADEIAACEPFLIRQIEAIKPRVIVALGKFAAQTLLRDSTPITRMRGRWFDYHGIKLMPTLHPAYLLRNPADKKLVWEDIKMVLQELGRRP